The Rattus rattus isolate New Zealand chromosome 1, Rrattus_CSIRO_v1, whole genome shotgun sequence genome includes a region encoding these proteins:
- the LOC116890228 gene encoding 40S ribosomal protein S20-like, producing the protein MAFKDTGRLPWSPSGDSRIRITLTSRNVKSLEKVCADLIRGAKEKNLKVKGPVRMPTKTLRITTRKTPCGEGSKTWDRFQMRIHKRLIDLHSPSEIAKQITSISIEPGVEVEVTIADA; encoded by the coding sequence ATGGCATTTAAAGATACCGGAAGACTCCCATGGAGCCCAAGTGGCGATTCACGGATTCGAATCACGCTCACCAGCCGCAATGTGAAGTCGCTGGAAAAGGTTTGTGCGGACTTGATCAGAGGCGCAAAGGAGAAGAATCTGAAAGTGAAAGGACCAGTGCGCATGCCTACCAAGACACTGAGAATCACTACCAGAAAAACCCCTTGCGGTGAAGGTTCCAAGACATGGGATCGTTTCCAGATGAGAATCCACAAGCGACTCATTGACTTACACAGTCCTTCAGAGATTGCTAAGCAGATTACTTCCATCAGTATTGAGCCTGGAGTGGAGGTTGAAGTCACCATTGCAGATGCCTAA